A window from Centropristis striata isolate RG_2023a ecotype Rhode Island chromosome 2, C.striata_1.0, whole genome shotgun sequence encodes these proteins:
- the mespaa gene encoding mesoderm posterior aa — MEVSYSSSNLQLQDNPFLFDCNSLLDKSYEPLAYDPASDPGYFSAGSSLSPTSSVDSFCFSPTAFKAAENALDCFVFKSPAAPLLSCETQPLPCSRSSTTTSTTKKSRSRYPGKKRQTASEREKLRMRDLTKALNHLRTYLPPSVAPAGQTLTKIETLRLTIRYISYLSAQLGLSEEVLEQRSSAFVEQQQNLSQFLDQPTASYSTQEPECTSMSTAQLSPLQPSYQISSGVCFTSEQFWMPQQQLENVAFSGHC; from the exons ATGGAAGTGTCCTACTCCTCCTCTAATCTCCAGCTCCAGGACAACCCGTTCCTGTTTGACTGCAACTCCCTGCTGGACAAGTCTTATGAACCTCTGGCCTACGATCCAGCCTCGGACCCTGGTTACTTCAGCGCTGGCAGCAGCTTGTCTCCCACTTCTTCTGTGGACTCCTTCTGCTTCTCCCCCACCGCCTTCAAGGCCGCTGAGAACGCTTTGGACTGTTTCGTCTTCAAAAGCCCAGCGGCGCCTCTTCTTAGCTGCGAGACACAGCCTCTGCCCTGCTCCAGATCCTCCACAACCACCTCCACCACAAAGAAATCCAGATCCAGGTATCCGGGGAAGAAGCGCCAGACCGCcagcgagagagagaagctGAGGATGAGGGATCTGACCAAGGCCCTGAATCACCTCAGGACATACCTGCCGCCCTCAGTGGCACCGGCCGGACAGACCCTGACCAAGATCGAGACTCTCCGCCTCACCATCCGCTACATCTCCTACCTTTCAGCTCAGCTGGGCCTCAGCGAGGAGGTGCTGGAGCAGAGATCGTCTGCATTTGTGGAGCAGCAGCAAAACCTCAGCCAGTTCCTGGATCAGCCAACAGCCAGCTACAGCACGCAAGAACCAGAATGTACCAGCATGAGCACAGCCCAGCTGTCCCCTCTGCAGCCCTCGTATCAG atTTCAAGTGGAGTTTGCTTCACCAGCGAGCAGTTCTGGATGCCACAGCAGCAACTTGAAAATGTTGCTTTCTCTGGACACTGCTGA
- the LOC131992805 gene encoding uncharacterized protein LOC131992805, whose translation MCHEVVETVCNMVLDDVTPVVYTRSICKPINFSVSMDGIEAPQREPNYDAVTEEDIQASLGHSLHQCLGEAFGVMEEMSEDSEQLLQLVAQEVAKKVNRTLAFISRSTSSNQSEETFECETPESPTQDMVNHVFKILQRCLEKKFLEFPDRGAPGEVLSLSPTPDKDYTEESSMKAAEDSLSLSEQQSIDLTIVRSLSPTSVKQEFLLGETTFLAVFLGKLLDHIAHSTKTSVLEMDFDGILKNLKKILGETSFPPPQTVGNLHLTIFKKLCVEFGSAKLLQTAIVSKGLVIEEVVAMELKRQLQKATCPSFATKVRRFFKRSSNKVSPASRVDTSVSHSEVIQLENGPTPLPQRKQKPAIIRMFCAMARILRKPFASCYSSRS comes from the exons ATGTGCCACGAAGTGGTGGAGACCGTCTGCAACATGGTCCTGGATGATGTGACACCTGTGGTGTATACCAGGTCTATCTGCAAGCCCATCAACTTTTCTGTCTCAAT ggatgGGATTGAAGCTCCACAGAGGGAGCCAAACTATGACGCAGTGACAGAGGAGGACATCCAAGCCAGCCTTGGCCACTCGCTGCACCAATGTCTTGGAGAAGCATTCGGAGTCATGGAAGAGATGTCTGAGGACTCGGAGCAACTGCTGCAGCTGGTTGCACAAGAGGTGGCCAAAAAGGTCAATCGGACGCTGGCTTTCATCAGCCGGTCAACCTCTTCCAACCAATCGGAGGAAACTTTTGAGTGTGAAACACCAGAGTCTCCGACCCAGGACATGGTTAACCATGTCTTCAAAATACTGCAGAGGTGCCTTGAGAAGAAGTTCCTTGAGTTCCCTGACAGAGGAGCTCCAGGCGAAGTTTTATCTCTGTCACCCACTCCAGATAAGGACTACACTGAGGAGAGCAGCATGAAGGCTGCAGAAGACTCTCTATCTCTATCAGAGCAGCAGAGTATAGACCTCACCATTGTGAGATCACTGTCTCCCACCAGTGTGAAACAAGAGTTCTTGCTGGGTGAGACAACGTTTTTAGCCGTCTTCCTTGGCAAACTGCTGGACCACATCGCCCACTCCACTAAGACATCAGTGTTGGAGATGGACTTTGATGGGATTTTAAAGAATCTGAAAAAGATTTTGGGAGAAACTAGTTTCCCTCCCCCACAGACTGTTGGAAACCTCCACCTAACCATCTTCAAGAAGCTTTGTGTGGAGTTTGGCTCTGCCAAGCTGCTGCAGACTGCTATTGTGTCTAAAGGTTTGGTGATTGAGGAGGTGGTTGCCATGGAGCTAAAAAGGCAGCTGCAGAAGGCTACATGCCCCAGCTTTGCTACCAAAGTGAGGAGGTTTTTCAAAAGAAGTAGCAACAAGGTAAGTCCAGCCAGTAGAGTGGACACATCAGTGTCCCACAGTGAAGTGATACAGCTGGAGAATGGACCGACACCTCTGCCTCAGAGGAAACAGAAGCCTGCCATCATCAGGATGTTTTGTGCCATGGCCAGGATTCTCAGGAAGCCCTTTGCCTCCTGCTACAGCAGCAGGTCATAG
- the mespba gene encoding mesoderm posterior ba, whose translation MDTSSVPLLNYGLQYQWFSDSDFSSSSETISPVPSMDSSLSPSFQQLPQSTPKTAKTGYSQTLKSSACSLSGRGRKTGRTTRMRSKQRESASEKEKLRMRDLTKALHHLRSYLPPSVAPAGQTLTKIETLRLTIRYISYLSAQLGLSEEALFQRREQGDTSASDTCSPDISYFQHSSMRGQEAQLQNQSLNQSLYPAQCYSQNAMLHSESCRFGSDQYSRQYIEAPQGDFSMDVMSPPATQPCCQMCGKDFCKPLVPREYWG comes from the exons ATGGATACCTCCTCGGTCCCTCTGCTCAACTACGGCCTGCAGTACCAGTGGTTCTCCGACTcggacttctcctcctcctcagagacCATCTCCCCTGTCCCCTCCATGGACTCCAgcctctctccttccttccaGCAACTGCCACAGTCCACTCCTAAGACAGCTAAGACTGGATATTCTCAGACCCTCAAATCCTCGGCCTGCTCTCTGTCCGGACGCGGCAGGAAGACGGGCCGAACCACCCGGATGCGTAGCAAGCAGAGGGAGAGCGCCAGCGAGAAGGAGAAGCTGAGGATGAGGGATCTGACCAAGGCTCTGCATCATCTCAGATCCTATCTCCCGCCCTCTGTGGCCCCAGCAGGACAGACCCTGACAAAGATAGAGACTCTCCGCCTCACCATCCGCTACATCTCCTACTTGTCGGCCCAGTTGGGCCTCAGCGAGGAGGCGCTGTTTCAGAGGAGGGAGCAAGGAGACACCTCGGCCAGTGACACCTGCTCCCCTGACATCAGCTACTTCCAGCACAGCTCCATGAGGGGACAGGAGGCCCAGCTGCAGAACCAGAGCCTGAACCAGAGCCTGTACCCGGCCCAGTGTTACAGCCAGAACGCCATGCTGCATTCTGAGAGCTGTAGATTCGGATCGGATCAGTACAGCAGACAGTACATTGAAGCCCCTCAGGGAGACTTTAGCATGGATGTCATGTCACCTCCAGCCACACAGCCCTGCTGTCAG atgTGCGGCAAAGACTTCTGCAAGCCGTTGGTTCCCAGAGAGTATTGGGGTTAA